From the genome of Longispora fulva:
GGTGCCGGGGCGCGGCAGCGGTTCCTAGGCCAGACGGCCGCGCCCCGGGCGAAAATCTCTAGTAGTGCTTCCACCAGGGGAGCTTCTGCACGATCGCGTCCACCTCGGCCGAGACGGCGTCGAGGCGCTTCTCGCTGACGTTCTTCGGGAGCTTGTCGTACTTCGCACGCGCCGCCTTGAGGTCTGCGCGGGTCGGCTTCTCCGGGTTGGACTTGCTGGCCATGAATGATCTCCTTCACCACGGGCCACCTCGTGTGGCCTCGTGCCCGCCCCCGACTCGAACGGGGGTGTCTGCCAGCCGGGCTACCTTGCTGGGCGGATGCCGGGGCGCGGCAGCGGTTCCTAGGCCAGACGGCCACACCCCGGGCGGACCTACCGTTTGATGTTCGTCTCGGTGGTGTTGTGCATCAGGTGCGCGAGCGCGGCGCCCATGCCAAGGACGGCCACGGGCAGGCAGGCGACGGCGGTGGTGATCGGCCACGGGGCCTCGGTGACTCCGGCTGCGGACATCAGGTGATAGGCGACCTGCCCGGCAGCCCCCAGGACGAGGGACCCGATCGCCGACCACTTGGCGAACCTCCGGGCCCGGATCGGGATGGACCCGGACAGCCAGGCCCGCAGCGCGTAGGCGGCGTAGGTCTCCACTCCGATCGGCAGAGTGATCGCGGTGTTGAGCTTCGCGTCATCCCACAGACCCGGCAGCGGGTGCACGACCCCGAACCCGGTCAGCTCCCCCAGGCCCACCCACCCGGACCAGATCGCCACGAACGCCGGTAGCGCCAGCAGCAGCACCGGCCAGGAGCGCACCCGACGCGCCCGCCGGGGCGACTCGGCCTCGGCCAGGTCGGTCACCGTGTCCGGGTGTCCGGCCTCATCCACCTGCACGGTCGCCGCTACCGGCGACGAGTCGGCGGAGGCGACCTCGGTGGTGTCGGATCCGGGTTCCGGGTGGGTGTCCGTGGGCACGGTCTCGGCCGTGTCGGCGTTGCTCGCCAGGAAGTCGGGGACCTCAGTCGGGCTGGTCCACTCGATTCGGCCACTGGCCTTCAACGCCCGGTTCGCGGCCGTCAGGTTCAAGCCGCTGTCCTCCAGGGCCTCGCGGACCTTGATGGCCTTGGGGGCTCCGATGCGCAGCTCGGCCATCAGCCGGTTACGCGACGGGACCTCGCCCAGCTCCACCGCCAGGTTCAGAGCCTTGGCGTGCAGCTCGTCCATCGGCCACGGGTAGGCGCTCCCGCTCTTGCGCTCCTCCATCGCGGCGGTCACTTCGCACCCCCGAACAGCGAGTCACCGATCGAGTTGAGCGACTGGCGGACCGCGCCGACGAGGGCCTTGGACGGCTCCGACAACGCCCCGCCGGAACCGGCGATCGTCAGCCCGAGCATCACGGCGATGACCGCCGCACCGGTCGAACGCGAGTTCTTCCAGCACAACCCCACCAGCCCACCCAGGAGCAGGACCCCGAAGATCGCGAGGCTCATCGGGTCACCCCCGACCCGCCGTAGTGGCGGGCAGCGGCCAGCATGTACGCGGCCAGGACGTCCGCGCGGAGGCGAGCGGCCCACCGGTTGATCGTGTCCGGGTCACAGTCCAGCAGCAGGCACCGGCCCGCCAGCCGGGGCAGGAGGAACCTGCCCAGGCTGATGACCGCGCCCCGAGCGTGCGCCTCGGCGGCCTGGCGCTCGACGTGGAAGCCGAGGGCGACGAACTCGACGAGCTCCGACAGGTCGACACCGGTCACCATCGCGGGGACGGTGTCCCACTTCGGCAGCAGCCGGGCGGCCTCGGCCAGCAGCTCCCCGTTGGACGGGGCGGGAGTCTCAGCGGCCGGAGCCACCACCAACGTAGCCATCACGCAACCTCCTCCAGCTCGACCAGGTCCCCGGCCACCGACGTGGCCCAGGCCAGACGCGCAGCCAGGATCTGGCGCACCAGGTGCCGCTCACGCCGCAGCTCGACGTCCGACGCTGGACGCCCGAGCCGCTTCAACTCCAGGCCCGTCAGCTCCAGCTCCAGCTCGATCACCGGCCACTCGGCCTCGATCGAAGCCAGGTCAGCCGCCGTGGGCTCCAACTCGACCGCGGCCATCACGCCGCGCTCCGCGTGACCGTGTACTCGGCGGCGTCGACCAGGCCCAGCTCCAGCGCTCCCGACTCCATGGCGTCGATCGCCTTGGCCGGAACGACGTACCGGCCCCGGACCCTGATCGCGGGAAACTCCCCCGCGCGGATCGCCCGGTACACCGTGGGCTCGGACAGCTTCATCAGCAGGGCCGCCTCAGCGACGTTGTAGAAGCGCGGCGCCGGCGGGCTGTTCCCGCCCGGTGTCGCGAGTGTCGTGGTGTTCACGAGGTGGTCTCCGTTCTCAGAGGATTCCGTGTAGCGCTGATATTAGCGCTGATATTAGCGCTTGGGAAGTGCGAACTTCGCCGACACGTCGGACTACGATCAGCAGGACGACTGAGCGGCGCGAACGTGCAGGAGGACTCGGGTGGGGGACTGGCAGGCGGTAGCCGACGCCATCAACGCGCGGATGGGCGACCTGCCGATCCAGCAGAACGAGCTAGCCGCCCGTTCAGGAGTGTCTGTCGCGACGATCCGCGAACTCCAGGGCGGCGGCCCAGGCCGACGCCGGTCGGCTCGAACCATGTCCGCGATCTCGACCGCGCTCGACTGGCCAGAGGACCATCTGGCGCGGGTTCTGGCCGGCACCAACTCATCCGGAGGTGGTCGCTCTTCCGCGACATCGGCTCCGAACGACATGAGTGCCGTCCTGGCCAAGCTCGACGAGCTCCAAGTGGAAGTACGTGAACTCTCTCGGAAGCTCGACCGTCTCGCTTCCGATCAGTCGTAGTCGGTTGTCATGTCCGCTGCCCCCTCGCTGTCCGTTTCGCTTGCTGGACTAAGCAAACCGCGCCAGCGAGGGAATCGACAGGCGACGCTTGAGCGACGACGGCTGCCCCAGCTTGACCAGGGGATGACGGGGGATGACTCGGAGGGTTGCCCGGCGCGGAGGCCAAGCCGCATGGTGATCACATGACCCGGTTGCGCGAGGAGCGTGAGCAACGAGGCTGGACCAAGACCAGCCTCGTGCACAAGCTCGAACGCGCTGCCGCTGCACAAGGGGTCGGCGTTGCGACGCGCAAGAGCCTGCTGCGGATGCTCGCCCAGTGGGAGAACGGGCACCGCGAGGTCGGCGAACCCTACCGAACGCTCATGCCCATCGTGTACCGGCTGGAGCCTGCCGAGCTCGGCCTTGGCGCATCCTCGAACGGGACGAACTCGAAGCTCGGCCTTGGGTTCGAATCCTCGCTCGCCGCGACGCTGGTGATCGTCGAGGAGCTTGCCAAGTACGACCTGCTCGGGCACACGGCGATCGTGCAGGGCAAGTTCGCACCCGACGCCCTCAACGCCGCAGTGCTCGACTGGATGTTCGCTGCGCCGTCCTCGGACGTGGAAGGCGGCCGGCGCGAGGTCACCGCTCGTCACGTCGCGGAGGTGCAGGCGACCACGCAGGCATTCGACCGCCTCGACCGCCAGTTCGGCGGCGAGCACAGCAGAGAGCTCGCGACGAAATACCTTCGGGATGCCGTGGTGCCCATGCTCCGCGGTCGGTACGCCGAGGGCGTGGGTCACGACCTGTTCAGCGCCGCAGCTGCGCTGTGCGAACTCATCGGCTGGATGGCCTACGACGCGGACCGCCACGCACTCGCGCAGAGGTACTTCACCCAGGGCCTTCGCCTGGCGAGCCAGGCCGGCGACGATGCCTACGGCGCATTCCTGCTCGCGAGCATGGGCCACCAGGCGCTGTACCTGAAGCAACCAGCCCA
Proteins encoded in this window:
- a CDS encoding ABC transporter permease — encoded protein: MEERKSGSAYPWPMDELHAKALNLAVELGEVPSRNRLMAELRIGAPKAIKVREALEDSGLNLTAANRALKASGRIEWTSPTEVPDFLASNADTAETVPTDTHPEPGSDTTEVASADSSPVAATVQVDEAGHPDTVTDLAEAESPRRARRVRSWPVLLLALPAFVAIWSGWVGLGELTGFGVVHPLPGLWDDAKLNTAITLPIGVETYAAYALRAWLSGSIPIRARRFAKWSAIGSLVLGAAGQVAYHLMSAAGVTEAPWPITTAVACLPVAVLGMGAALAHLMHNTTETNIKR
- a CDS encoding helix-turn-helix domain-containing protein; this encodes MNTTTLATPGGNSPPAPRFYNVAEAALLMKLSEPTVYRAIRAGEFPAIRVRGRYVVPAKAIDAMESGALELGLVDAAEYTVTRSAA
- a CDS encoding DUF6284 family protein, which produces MAAVELEPTAADLASIEAEWPVIELELELTGLELKRLGRPASDVELRRERHLVRQILAARLAWATSVAGDLVELEEVA